Sequence from the Pontibacter pudoricolor genome:
TTAAAGGTATAAAGAATTGACCGGAATTTTAACGGCCAAATGCATTTAACTATAGCTATAGCTTATACCCCTCAGCCTGCAAAGGTAAGCCAGAAACTATAAAAAGCGATAAACACACCTGAGTGGCTGGACGTTCTTAACAAAAAATGTGCTAAACACACGAATTTTCAACCTTTTGTTGATATTGCGAGTAAAATTATTCTAAATTTGAAATACGGGGAACCGTTACTGATAACCAATTCTTAACCCATGCAGCGTCTCGACTTAAGACAACTTTTACAGCAGAAGCTATCGCCGCAGCAGATACAATTTATCAAGCTGTTGCAGATACCTACGGCCGAGCTGGAGATGCGCATTAAAGAAGAACTGGAAATAAACCCTGCCCTGGAAGAAGGCAATAACGAGCCCGAGGACCAGTTCAACGACTCTGAAACGGACGAGTACGGCGATAATGACGATGATTACGGCAAAGACGACATTGACATTAACGACTACCTGAACGACGACGAGATAAGCGGCTATAAAATGCAGGGCGACCGTGGCGGCGAAGACGAAGATGACCGCGAAATGCCGATTGCCGTTGCTTCATCGCTTACCGATCAGCTGATGGACCAGTTGGGCTTCCTGGACCTGGATGACAAGCAGCATATTATTGGCATGCAGCTTATAGGCAGTATAGATAACGATGGCTATATCCGTCGCGACCTGAGCGCTATTGCCAACGACCTGGCTTTTTCGCAGAACATTGAGACCAGCGTGGAGGAGATAGAAGAAGTGCTGCACATGATCCAGACCTTTGACCCCGCCGGTATTGCTGCGCGCGATCTGCCGGAGTGTTTGCTGCTGCAACTGCACCGCCGCGACCAGGACGAGATAACCATACTTGCCGAGCGCATTTTAGAAGATGCCTTCGATGAGTTTACCAAAAAGCATTACCAGAAAATACAGTCTAAGTTTAGCGTATCGGAAGATGAGCTGAAGAAGGCCATAGACGTAATTACCAGACTGAACCCGAAGCCAGGTGGCGCCGGAGCCGGCATGACGCGTATTCAGTACATCATCCCGGACTTTATACTGACCAACAATAACGGCCAGCTGGAGCTTTCGCTTAACTCACGCAACGCCCCGGACCTGCGCATCAGCCGCTCGTATGCCGATATGTTTGATGCTTATGATAAGTCAGACAAAAAGGATAAGAAGCTAAAGGAGACCGTAACATTTGTGAAGCAGAAACTGGATGCCGCCAAGTGGTTTATAGATGCCATTCGCCAGCGCCAGAACACACTGCTGCGCACTATGGAGTCCATCATCAAGTATCAGCACAATTTCTTTCTGGAAGGTGATGAAAGCGAATTGCGCCCGATGATATTGAAAGATATTGCCGAAGATATTGGCATGGACATCAGTACCGTAAGCCGCGTGGCCAACAGCAAAGCCGTGCAAACCGAGTTTGGTATTTATCCGCTCAAGTATTTCTTCTCAGAAGGTATCGCTACCGACTCTGGCGAAGATGCCAGCAGCCGTGAAGTAAAGCATATTCTGAAAGAGATTATTGAAGGCGAAAGCAAGCGCAAGCCCCTGTCGGATGAAAAGATAGAGCAGATACTGAACGAAAAAGGCTACAACATTGCCCGCCGCACCGTTGCCAAATACCGCGAGCAGCTTAATATACCGGTAGCCCGACTACGCAAAGAACTATAGTTAATGAATAATTAGTAATGATGAATGAATAATGAGGAGTACAAAATAAGAAGGGTGTTTGCAGACGTAGTCATTTAAGATTTTAATCATTACTCACTAGCCATTATTCATTAAAGATAAGTCATCCATCATTACTCATTGTTAATTAATTCACCCGTGAATCGTTCGCTCGCGAAAGCCTTGTCTGTAGTTTTACACCCGCTGTTGCTGCCAACATACCTTTTTGCGTTTATACTTTATTACCTGCCCGCTCCAACTCTTTCGCTGCCCATGCAAAGCCGCTGGATTGTACTGGGCATGATCTTTTTCACCACATTCATAATTCCTGGTTTAGGAGCTTACACTATGGTGCGTTCCGGCCAGCTGGACTCTATGGAAATGGAACGCCGTGAACAGCGCCGCCTTCCATTACTTTTTACCAGTCTGTGTTATGGCATTACCACCTACCTGCTTTACCGCGAGCCTGCCTTCGATGAGATTTTTTATTTTATCATGGCAATCATTACTGCATCTGTATTGCTAACCTATGGCATCTCACTGTTCTGGAAAGTGAGTGCGCACAGTGTGGGTGTTGGTG
This genomic interval carries:
- the rpoN gene encoding RNA polymerase factor sigma-54; translation: MQRLDLRQLLQQKLSPQQIQFIKLLQIPTAELEMRIKEELEINPALEEGNNEPEDQFNDSETDEYGDNDDDYGKDDIDINDYLNDDEISGYKMQGDRGGEDEDDREMPIAVASSLTDQLMDQLGFLDLDDKQHIIGMQLIGSIDNDGYIRRDLSAIANDLAFSQNIETSVEEIEEVLHMIQTFDPAGIAARDLPECLLLQLHRRDQDEITILAERILEDAFDEFTKKHYQKIQSKFSVSEDELKKAIDVITRLNPKPGGAGAGMTRIQYIIPDFILTNNNGQLELSLNSRNAPDLRISRSYADMFDAYDKSDKKDKKLKETVTFVKQKLDAAKWFIDAIRQRQNTLLRTMESIIKYQHNFFLEGDESELRPMILKDIAEDIGMDISTVSRVANSKAVQTEFGIYPLKYFFSEGIATDSGEDASSREVKHILKEIIEGESKRKPLSDEKIEQILNEKGYNIARRTVAKYREQLNIPVARLRKEL